In the genome of Fulvivirga maritima, one region contains:
- a CDS encoding TrkA C-terminal domain-containing protein encodes MANLITKPYVIEFLELLNGVGDAKLELEEVSYAKLKNEFHNKTIKELDIRNKSGVTILAFKDDLEGFIFNPQSDKKIEKGDVLIILGTKRNLNNFKINYIKN; translated from the coding sequence ATGGCTAACCTAATAACCAAGCCATATGTAATTGAGTTTTTGGAGCTTCTTAATGGCGTAGGAGATGCTAAGCTAGAGTTAGAAGAGGTAAGCTATGCTAAACTGAAAAATGAATTCCACAATAAAACTATTAAAGAGCTAGACATCAGAAATAAAAGTGGTGTTACTATTCTGGCTTTTAAAGATGATTTAGAAGGATTTATATTCAACCCTCAGTCTGATAAGAAAATAGAAAAAGGTGATGTGCTGATTATATTAGGAACAAAGAGGAACTTAAATAATTTTAAAATCAATTATATTAAAAATTAA